In Nerophis lumbriciformis linkage group LG04, RoL_Nlum_v2.1, whole genome shotgun sequence, a single window of DNA contains:
- the themis2 gene encoding protein THEMIS2 — translation MADSGALPLQQYMASLDGACLPRILQVCSGVYFQESIYEILGNEVCFSTGDVIKVTGFELLSVSCEDVSSKETFELPINHTGLFKIVPEVQPYSTVEELVKLRPVDLQSSLPVTFTSRSKVALGEVTLGEGAVLTLLSVEGDRCRCQVRGQSEASAEAYVPLATRGEFYVCEGEECFTLREIMASPCLRSQRFRFINTTMCQRTLVLSPVFQMCGVMNLRKNVLRFSSSLEVEVVDITDVCKEVNFVSPLSLTEVHSQPEESFPVVVEVLEGPENLPLLNCEWLPHLQKETLLIFHRKRTSAMVMMSSVKSQKSQQYFLVSKEYGGQFRRRPRGFDSVYEIHVASSSQTSVLRLLVTRNCEEVEEEGLPGLNVGEQLEVVGCQEVQLPRGQAERRSVEALVCRRLQDVDEADEDDEVFLPLYMQGHFVEVLSDNKKYKLEDLGRLFKLPLDVKAVSRDPELVADPLVSFNCLRIEGATLEPTILASLLDKPELCFEIPVQRISMSVCKTQHALPWAADQTPECRVESVTEVTDRFLYQFHKESMTSARPPPRPPKGILSDSTTRPPKATQSTPSKKFGSLTLRSKSFSLPPPVFRPTIADKQPPATPRRYSAAQTLPARALPNTYSKRGTPVKESPKHTAEDDYEEVEDLITVVLNKVQKNAAAN, via the exons ATGGCAGACAGCGGCGCCTTGCCTCTCCAGCAGTACATGGCGTCACTGGACGGCGCTTGTCTGCCCAGAATCCTGCAGGTCTGCTCGGGCGTGTACTTCCAAG AGTCCATCTATGAGATCTTGGGGAACGAGGTGTGCTTTTCCACCGGGGACGTCATCAAGGTCACCGGCTTTGAACTCCTGTCCGTCTCCTGCGAAGACGTCAGCAGCAAGGAGACGTTTGAGCTGCCCATCAACCACACAG GCTTGTTTAAGATCGTTCCTGAGGTGCAGCCCTACAGCACCGTGGAGGAGCTGGTCAAGCTGAGGCCGGTGGACTTACAGTCCTCCCTCCCCGTCACCTTCACCAGCCGCTCCAAAGTGGCCCTGGGGGAGGTCACGCTGGGGGAGGGCGCGGTCTTGACCCTGCTGTCCGTGGAAGGCGACCGGTGCAGGTGCCAGGTCCGAGGCCAGAGCGAGGCTTCGGCCGAGGCGTACGTGCCGCTGGCCACGCGCGGGGAGTTCTACGTGTGCGAGGGCGAGGAGTGCTTCACCCTCCGGGAGATCATGGCGTCGCCGTGTCTGCGCAGTCAAAGGTTCCGCTTCATCAACACCACCATGTGCCAGCGGACCCTCGTCCTCAGTCCCGTGTTCCAGATGTGTGGCGTCATGAACT TGAGGAAGAACGTGCTGAGGTTCTCGTCCAGCTTAGAGGTGGAAGTGGTGGACATCACCGACGTGTGCAAGGAGGTCAACTTTGTCTCCCCTCTCAGTCTCACGGAAGTCCATTCCCAGCCTGAAGAATCCTTCCCGGTCGTCGTGGAGGTCCTGGAGGGGCCGGAGAATCTCCCTTTGTTGAATTGCGAATGGCTGCCGCATCTCCAGAAGGAGACTCTGTTGATTTTCCACAGAAAGAGAACCTCAGCCATGGTCATGATGTCCAGCGTGAAAAGCCAAAAGTCGCAGCAGTACTTTCTGGTCTCTAAAGAGTACGGTGGACAATTCCGGAGGCGTCCCAGAGGGTTTGATTCTGTCTACGAGATCCACGTGGCCAGCTCTTCACAAACATCAGTGTTGAGGCTGTTGGTCACGAGGAactgtgaggaagttgaggaGGAAGGACTTCCTGGGCTCAATGTCGGGGAACAGCTGGAGGTGGTTGGTTGTCAAGAAGTCCAGCTTCCACGCGGACAAGCTGAGAGGCGGTCGGTGGAAGCTCTCGTTTGCCGGCGCCTCCAAGATGTGGATGAAGCAGATGAGGACGATGAAGTTTTCCTGCCTTTGTACATGCAAGGACACTTTGTGGAGGTTCTCAGCGACAACAAAAAGTACAAACTGGAAGACTTGGGCAGGTTGTTCAAGTTGCCGCTGGATGTTAAAGCCGTGAGTCGGGATCCGGAGCTGGTGGCCGACCCTCTTGTGAGCTTTAACTGTCTCCGCATAGAGGGGGCCACGCTGGAGCCCACCATCTTGGCGAGCTTGTTGGACAAGCCGGAGCTCTGCTTTGAGATCCCCGTCCAGAGGATATCCATGTCCGTCTGCAAAACCCAGCACGCCCTGCCGTGGGCCGCAGACCAGACCCCCGAGTGCCGCGTGGAGAGTGTTACCGAGGTGACGGACAGGTTCTTATACCAGTTTCATAAAGAGAGCATGACGAGTGCGAGACCTCCGCCCAGACCCCCAAAAGGAATTCTGTCTGACTCGACCACAAGGCCGCCGAAAGCGACTCAAAGCACGCCGAGCAAAAAGTTTGGTAGCTTGACCTTAAGAAGCAAAAGCTTTTCACTGCCGCCACCT GTTTTCCGGCCAACTATCGCAGACAAACAGCCACCAGCCACACCGCGCAGGTACTCGGCAGCTCAGACCCTGCCTGCAAGGGCACTGCCCAACACTTACTCAAAGCGGGGCACTCCGGTTAAAG AGTCACCAAAGCACACGGCAGAAGATGACTACGAGGAAGTTGAGGACCTGATCACGGTGGTCTTAAATAAAGTCCAGAAGAATGCGGCTGCCAACTGA